DNA from Thunnus maccoyii chromosome 5, fThuMac1.1, whole genome shotgun sequence:
TCCACTTTGGGCGAATGatacaaatacacagaaattATGTACAAGTAAAAAGCAaagtttatataaaaaagaatatttgtgtGAATGTTTATAACTCCGCACAAGCTTTACAAGGTATAACTTCACTTTCACTGGCGTGCTGAGCTTAGTGTGATATAGTGAAGTACAGGGATGCTTATACATATAGCAATAGTGCTTATTGATACAGATGCTTCCCGTTATTTTTGGGCATTTTCTGCCTTTATTGGATAAAAGGCAGTAgagagctgacaggaaatgagggaagGGAGAGAGGCTGGATTACATGTAACAATTGTCCCCGTCCAGATTTGAACCAGGGACATTTAAATTGATTCTTTTATAGGTAATTATTCATAGTTTTATAAATAAGATGGTTTTTTGGCTTTTAGTAgaaaaaaacagtctgaaatTTTTGTTGCTGCTTTACAACAAATAGAGCGAAATGGAATAAGAAAATAGTAGAAGTATAGCTTCCTGGAAGCTTAAAGAAATAgataaataactttaaaaaacaaactgtaatatTGCTAGAATATACCAGAAATCAGACTAAAATCTAGGCCTGTTGTGTTTCAGGAAGGTGAATGAGTTAGTTTGGGTTGGTCATCGttctggttttgtgtttttcctctccagACATTCCCGCAGCACCTCCTGGCTCCTCAGACACCATTTTGCTCTCATGATGAGTCTCTACCTTCTGCTACTCATATTTATCGGTGCCTTCAACTCCACCACCTTCATATCCTTTTGGAACAGGCTATTCAGGTGACAAGACAACGGGACAGACGGCCTGGATGTTTATCCACTGTGCCTTCCTGATCAGAGACTGACTGGAGGCCTGAGCAGCGATTTTATGCACCTTTTTATACTGTTTTCTCTCGACTATCTTTCCTTTCTTAATTTGTACAAATAGTTATAATTACTGTTATATCAAGATAACATACAGTACCTTTTCAAATAGCAGCTATGTGTTAATTTCATTGAAATGTGCAatgagacatttttcattttaaagatgtaaTGCAATCTTTCAACTGTAATTGTTATGGTTTAGTAAACATCGTCATCATTTTGTAGATAAACTCTGTTGCTGTGTGGTTTTAGTCGTCTGAGGACAGTTTTATTACCCAAAGGGGGAAAAGAAAGaactttacattaaaaataatcttGTTTAAATAAGTATGAGTGGTTGGGACAACATTGAgacgtctttttttttgtttgtttgtaatgtcTTTCTAGCACATTAACTGATCATGCTGGGTGATTAGTGTAACTGGTACCTGATGGACAGTCTGTTGATCAGGCAATAATGACAATGTTCCTCTTTAAATGCTTGCTTTTTAATGGTATACTTTTGTATTTCTCAGTTTTTGGGAAATTAACGAGTAAGGACTTTTTATAACTCGTGATTTAAGTGTAACTTTATGGTATTTAACATAAAAGTTAGGTTTGATGAAGGAGAAATACATGAGTTGGCCATTCTGGTGATTCTAATATAGAGTAAATGTGTTGTAGGAAGGACAACCTAATTTATGATAATTTAGGATATGCTTTTATACTATTATAGCAGTCGAGAAGGTGAGCTGAAGAACGTCACAAAAGCAACGAGTTCTTAAAATTTGTTATCATTTTTTGACACTAATAAAAATGATTCTTTGTTGATTTTAAATTTGGCTGAAAAATCTTTTATGGGTTTGAGTGAAGTTAGTTTGTCCTGAAGTTGACTTACAAATCTAAATAAACTAACGGTTGATTCATGATCCCTTCAACATCACACACTCTATTGTTCTCAGGTTTTGTGTTGTTCATGCACATATATTCAAACTTTAACATAGGTCTCCTCCACATTTATTACAGCTGGCATGCAGACAGTCCTTTGATATCCGCTGTTTTTATCAGTTAAAAAAAGTGAGAAGGATATATGGGATTGATAACAGAGGCGGCCTGCTTTGATGACACATCCTGCTGCTCTAATAGACACCCGATATGCTGATGTGTAGCCACAGTTGAAAGCACAAGAAATCtagaagtgaaagaaaaaacatcttttttgcAATTTGACCAACATTGTAAAAGGACTAATTATTACTGAAATGATGGAGTACTGAATTTAGAAGCTGTGACACAAGTTGTAGCATTCAGTAGATATTTTCTGGTATGTACATCTATATCCAAAGTGCATATTATAGCcagatttggaaaaaaagtAGTAAACCTTTTATTTAACAAGAGAAGTGAATGATTTAATTCACTTCTCTTGCTCTTAAGCATAACTGCTTGTACAAAACTGCTTGACACTGATTCTTATCGATCAGTTTTGCTCACTGCCTTTAGAAACAAGTTGAAAAGGGAGCTGCACAATCCTCTCTTGTGTCTCATTAAACACCAGATATTATTTAGATATCGCTCTTCTAAAGTGATGCAACTGACTGACAAGTTcagagagaagatgaaagaaaacCCAGGCCTTTGTTTTGGTATAAAAACTGCCCCCATCTTGCGAAATCCTCCAGATAAACGGCTTCTTCTTCAGAAACGGCTCACATTTGAAGGACACAGAACAAACTGCCCATTGTTGGTCCACACTTTATTCCCTTTCTGTACAGGCTTCATTATTGCTGCCTCATAAACTGTCTGTTATTCAATAACCATCGACTGTCGGGGGCAGCGATGTCTGAGGGGACTCAAGACATTTTCATGTGAACCAGAAAAACTCCTGAAAGCAGAAACCAGAGAAGACACGTGGTACTGATTTGACTGTCATTCACGATATTGTTGTACTCCCATTATCCTacctccttttttaaaaaaatttaaaaatagtttCTTCTTATTCTTCAAGTGTTGTTTCCAAAGTGGTTCAGTCAGTCATAGTTTCAAATTCACTATATCAGGATTTCTTTGTAGAAGACTCAGACgacagaaaaacagtaaagcaGTATCTGACACTGCAGATCATGTGCAAAGCATCATGGTAGTACGtgattgattaattataatCACCTGTTCACTACTCTTTATGTTACAATGTGGCATCAATTGAGTCCCACCACAAACAGTGTGATTATTGTCAGTAGAAAACCTCTATAATCTCCAGTGAAAAGCTGATGTTTTTAGCTGCGCTCGCTCTAACGATGGATATGTCcgtccaacactttggtctaaactgaaatatctcaacaactactggatggattcaCATGAAAGTTTTTACatatattcatgttccccagaggacGAAGCCATCTCACTTTGGTACTCATCTGACTTTTTCTCaggcaccaccatgaggttgaaaCTTTTATTGTTTAGTGATATGACTTTACAACTATTCCTGAAACACCATCATCAGATCAAAGACTTCGCTTAatctgtgaaatatctcaacatctacttgatggattggcacaagATTTTGTACAAACGTTCATGGTTATTAGATGACTTTgatgatcacctgacttttcctttagcaccaccatgaggctCACAGCTAAGGTTTTGGgtaaaaatgactcaataaCTATTGGAcgtattgccatgaaatttgcttTAGACATTCAAGTCATTCTCCAAATGAATTGTAATATCTTTGATGCTCccttgacttttcttctagctCCATCATCAGGTCCAAAATGATGAACGAactggtttatgactaaatatgtACGTGTTTAGTGCTATTCTGCGAATGTTGGCACGCTAACAcgataaacattatacctgcaaaacatcagcatgctagtATTGATACTGAGAGCATGTTGCCTTGAtgtttttagcatttagctcaaagtacagactcacagagctgctatcatgactgtagactcttagtcttgttatcTTTTACCCTCAGGTTCATTGTGATGAAAGAATTCATcagcatacatactgtatgtttactttTCAAAGCAAATGGATTTTGTGCACAATACTGATCACATcaactttattaaaatgaaatacattatgACATGAAATTGTACATCTCACAatttaaatttcacatttttattcagatttacAATGTATACAAAATATGATTGCTGGATACAATATTTTCCAGGTATGCACAAAGTTAAGTGATAGCTGCCTTTCTCCATTTTCCTACATGACCTATTTAACATTTCCTCTGGGTTTTCTTCTCACAAGGAATCACTTCGTGGAGTTCGGACAGTCCGGGACCAAACACACATAATGCCCCTCAGGATGACtctaaagagaaaaagacacagtGACAGATTAATGGATGAAGCATTTGAGGCAGTACAGTATAGTAAATACTTTAGAAATACTTTTCTAAAGCCCCTCTTACCTTCAGGTTTTGGTTGCACACAGGACTTGGAGGTGCTGACAGGTGATTGTGCACACATTTCCCAAAGCGGCGTAGACAGGCAGAATCCGAGGAGGCGCAGGTCTGAGGGCACGATGGAGGcctcagcagcaaacagcttgAACAGGAGGTGTGCTGGCAGGAGCCCTGGCACGTTTTCTTCTCCAGAGACACAAACCTACAGATCAGAAAATTCAGATTCCTGTTAAAAATGCAGCATGAAAAGACACTAAGAAGGTTTTATCGAGgacattttcattcagtcacCTGGCAGAGCAGATTTCAGAGGGGTTGGCCTGACAGTATTCCTTGGTGCACTCTGGCTGACAGCTCTCTGGATCCAGGGGTTCAATCActgcacaaaacacattttaacactgaATGACAGTCCAAAA
Protein-coding regions in this window:
- the si:ch73-330k17.3 gene encoding IGFBP domain-containing protein, coding for MWMLFFLSAVLGALGSVTQPTRAAQQLQTLHCPPCEQIHCSSRRALKLQCKGGVTTGVCGCCPVCAKTEGETCGGMWDYLGNCDEGLVCVYEDAANDKPDAERKGICRAVIEPLDPESCQPECTKEYCQANPSEICSARFVSLEKKTCQGSCQHTSCSSCLLLRPPSCPQTCASSDSACLRRFGKCVHNHLSAPPSPVCNQNLKSHPEGHYVCLVPDCPNSTK